Proteins co-encoded in one Nicotiana sylvestris chromosome 7, ASM39365v2, whole genome shotgun sequence genomic window:
- the LOC104234673 gene encoding mitogen-activated protein kinase 10 isoform X2, with amino-acid sequence MQPDHRKKSSAEMDFFSEYGDANRYKIQEVIGKGSYGVVCSAIDTHTGEKVAIKKIHDIFEHISDAARILREIKLLRLLRHPDIVEIKHIMLPPSRRDFKDIYVVFELMESDLHQVIKANDDLTREHYQFFLYQLLRALKYIHTANVYHRDLKPKNILANANCKLKICDFGLARVAFNDTPTTIFWTDYVATRWYRAPELCGSFYSKYTPAIDIWSIGCIFAEVLTGKPLFPGKNVVHQLDLMTDLLGTPSMDTISRVRNDKARRYLTSMRKKQPVSFAQKFPNADPLALKLLERLLAFDPKDRPTAEEALADPYFKGLAKSEREPSCKPISKMEFEFERRRVTKEDLRELIFREILEYHPQLRKDYMNGVERTNFLYPSAVDQFRKQFAHLEENGGNGGPVVPMDRKHVSLPR; translated from the exons ATGCAGCCTGATCACCGAAAGAAA AGTTCAGCAGAGATGGACTTCTTCTCTGAATATGGTGATGCAAATAGGTACAAAATTCAGGAAGTCATTGGGAAAGGAAGCTATGGTGTCGTTTGTTCAGCCATTGACACACATACTGGTGAAAAAGTGGCAATTAAAAAGATTCATGACATCTTTGAACACATATCTGATGCGGCACGGATCCTCCGCGAGATAAAGCTTCTGAGACTTCTGCGCCATCCCGATATAGTTGAAATCAAACATATTATGCTGCCACCATCAAGGAGGGATTTTAAAGATATTTATGTTGTTTTTGAGCTCATGGAGTCAGATCTACACCAAGTTATCAAGGCTAATGATGACTTGACACGGGAACATTATCAGTTTTTTCTTTATCAGTTGCTTCGTGCCCTAAAATATATACACACAG CTAATGTCTACCATAGAGATTTAAAGCCGAAAAATATCTTGGCAAATGCAAATTGTAAGCTTAAgatttgtgattttggattggcCAGAGTTGCATTCAATGATACACCTACCACAATATTTTGGACG GATTATGTAGCTACTAGATGGTATAGAGCTCCAGAATTATGCGGTTCATTTTACTCCAAG TATACCCCTGCAATTGATATATGGAGCATAGGCTGTATCTTTGCTGAAGTTCTCACTGGGAAGCCACTTTTTCCTGGGAAAAATGTTGTTCACCAACTGGACTTAATGACTGATCTGCTTGGAACACCCTCAATGGATACGATTTCTCGT GTGCGTAATGACAAGGCTAGGAGATACCTAACTAGCATGAGAAAGAAGCAGCCCGTTTCTTTTGCACAGAAATTTCCAAATGCTGATCCACTGGCCCTTAAACTTCTTGAAAGGTTACTCGCTTTTGACCCCAAAGACCGACCCACTGCTGAAGAG GCACTAGCTGATCCTTATTTTAAGGGCCTGGCTAAATCTGAAAGGGAACCATCATGCAAGCCAATTTCAAAGATGGAGTTTGAATTTGAGAGGCGAAGGGTGACGAAGGAGGACCTGAGGGAATTAATATTCCGGGAGATACTAGAATACCATCCCCAGCTGAGGAAGGATTACATGAATGGTGTAGAAAGGACTAATTTTCTGTATCCGAG TGCTGTTGATCAATTCAGGAAACAGTTTGCTCACCTGGAAGAAAACGGTGGTAATGGTGGTCCGGTGGTTCCGATGGATAGGAAGCATGTCTCTCTTCCAAGGTGA
- the LOC104234673 gene encoding mitogen-activated protein kinase 20 isoform X1: MQPDHRKKSSAEMDFFSEYGDANRYKIQEVIGKGSYGVVCSAIDTHTGEKVAIKKIHDIFEHISDAARILREIKLLRLLRHPDIVEIKHIMLPPSRRDFKDIYVVFELMESDLHQVIKANDDLTREHYQFFLYQLLRALKYIHTANVYHRDLKPKNILANANCKLKICDFGLARVAFNDTPTTIFWTDYVATRWYRAPELCGSFYSKYTPAIDIWSIGCIFAEVLTGKPLFPGKNVVHQLDLMTDLLGTPSMDTISRVRNDKARRYLTSMRKKQPVSFAQKFPNADPLALKLLERLLAFDPKDRPTAEEALADPYFKGLAKSEREPSCKPISKMEFEFERRRVTKEDLRELIFREILEYHPQLRKDYMNGVERTNFLYPSAVDQFRKQFAHLEENGGNGGPVVPMDRKHVSLPRSTVVHSNTIPSKEQPIAAANMRDRQNGEESCSRNCRDSEGFANSLTRTMQAQPRIALAKPGKVVGPVLAYDSGNKEKYDPRSQVRNTVPPSQIMPSAYCYDKSGMVKQERAVVETERDLSSHAKPMPPCGMAAKLGPDIAINIDSNPFYMMRAGVTKPDRVDDRITIDTNLLQAKSQYGGIGVAAAAATTAASHRKVGTVQYGMSRMY, encoded by the exons ATGCAGCCTGATCACCGAAAGAAA AGTTCAGCAGAGATGGACTTCTTCTCTGAATATGGTGATGCAAATAGGTACAAAATTCAGGAAGTCATTGGGAAAGGAAGCTATGGTGTCGTTTGTTCAGCCATTGACACACATACTGGTGAAAAAGTGGCAATTAAAAAGATTCATGACATCTTTGAACACATATCTGATGCGGCACGGATCCTCCGCGAGATAAAGCTTCTGAGACTTCTGCGCCATCCCGATATAGTTGAAATCAAACATATTATGCTGCCACCATCAAGGAGGGATTTTAAAGATATTTATGTTGTTTTTGAGCTCATGGAGTCAGATCTACACCAAGTTATCAAGGCTAATGATGACTTGACACGGGAACATTATCAGTTTTTTCTTTATCAGTTGCTTCGTGCCCTAAAATATATACACACAG CTAATGTCTACCATAGAGATTTAAAGCCGAAAAATATCTTGGCAAATGCAAATTGTAAGCTTAAgatttgtgattttggattggcCAGAGTTGCATTCAATGATACACCTACCACAATATTTTGGACG GATTATGTAGCTACTAGATGGTATAGAGCTCCAGAATTATGCGGTTCATTTTACTCCAAG TATACCCCTGCAATTGATATATGGAGCATAGGCTGTATCTTTGCTGAAGTTCTCACTGGGAAGCCACTTTTTCCTGGGAAAAATGTTGTTCACCAACTGGACTTAATGACTGATCTGCTTGGAACACCCTCAATGGATACGATTTCTCGT GTGCGTAATGACAAGGCTAGGAGATACCTAACTAGCATGAGAAAGAAGCAGCCCGTTTCTTTTGCACAGAAATTTCCAAATGCTGATCCACTGGCCCTTAAACTTCTTGAAAGGTTACTCGCTTTTGACCCCAAAGACCGACCCACTGCTGAAGAG GCACTAGCTGATCCTTATTTTAAGGGCCTGGCTAAATCTGAAAGGGAACCATCATGCAAGCCAATTTCAAAGATGGAGTTTGAATTTGAGAGGCGAAGGGTGACGAAGGAGGACCTGAGGGAATTAATATTCCGGGAGATACTAGAATACCATCCCCAGCTGAGGAAGGATTACATGAATGGTGTAGAAAGGACTAATTTTCTGTATCCGAG TGCTGTTGATCAATTCAGGAAACAGTTTGCTCACCTGGAAGAAAACGGTGGTAATGGTGGTCCGGTGGTTCCGATGGATAGGAAGCATGTCTCTCTTCCAAG GTCTACAGTTGTACATTCAAATACGATCCCTTCGAAGGAACAACCGATTGCTGCTGCCAATATGAGGGACCGGCAAAATGGCGAGGAGTCGTGCAGTAGAAACTGCAGAGATTCTGAAGGCTTTGCAAACAGTCTAACAAGAACCATGCAGGCTCAGCCAAGAATTGCCCTAG CCAAACCAGGAAAGGTTGTGGGTCCAGTTTTGGCATATGAttctggaaataaagaaaaatatgatCCTAGATCTCAAGTCAGGAATACAGTACCCCCCTCTCAGATTATGCCTTCAGCTTACTGTTACGACAAAAGTGGGATGGTGAAGCAAGAAAGGGCTGTTGTGGAAACAGAGAGGGATCTGAGTTCTCATGCAAAACCAATGCCACCATGTGGCATGGCTGCCAAGTTAGGCCCAGATATTGCTATAAATATTGATAGCAACCCATTCTATATGATGCGAGCTGGAGTCACGAAACCAGATCGTGTTGATGACAGAATTACCATCGACACAAACTTATTGCAGGCGAAATCTCAATATGGTGGAATTGGAGTTGCTGCAGCAGCAGCTACTACTGCTGCATCTCATAGAAAAGTAGGGACTGTTCAGTATGGTATGTCCAGGATGTACTAG